In one Magallana gigas chromosome 7, xbMagGiga1.1, whole genome shotgun sequence genomic region, the following are encoded:
- the LOC105341224 gene encoding ragulator complex protein LAMTOR3-A codes for MEEAKNYLSKLSSTVEGLLAIVVTDRDGIPLIKVAMDHVPEQALRHSFLSTFGSATEQANKLGLKQTQSVISMFKNYQVVQINKYPLIVTFIAESSANTGLLLNLETDMGDLLSDLQRVVPAS; via the exons ATGGAA GAAGCGAAAAATTATCTATCAAAATTGAGCAGCAC GGTGGAAGGCCTGCTGGCTATAGTGGTGACAGACAGAGACGGCATTCCTCTAATAAAAG TTGCAATGGACCACGTACCAGAGCAAGCCCTACGTCACAGCTTCTTGAGTACTTTTGGATCAGCCACAGAACAAGCTAACAAGCTCGGACTCAAGCAGACACAATCTGTAATCtccatgtttaaaaattatcag GTTGTGCAAATCAACAAATATCCGCTGATTGTAACGTTTATTGCTGAAAGCAGTGCAAATACTG GCTTGCTGCTTAATTTGGAGACCGATATGGGAGATTTACTGAGTGACCTCCAGCGTGTAGTGCCTGCCTCCTAG